A DNA window from Candidatus Sulfidibacterium hydrothermale contains the following coding sequences:
- a CDS encoding Ig-like domain-containing protein — protein MKLQSFFRKVLLFSLVVLMVAALFRCANVMAPTGGPKDVTPPKIVEAVPPNHSTGFTGNKFSLTFDEYVQLKEIGKQLLVSPPMLKPPDFRIRKKTLIVRFNEPLKPNTTYSVFFGDAIQDVDEGNPLHNFTYVFSTGKKIDSLSLRGKVVDARDLKPVDGVFVMLYKNDNDTVPFDSLPLRVKPYYLSKTDKNGKFFFNGLADTSYLIFALKDQNYSLTYDQPGEDIAFLDSLVTPQYRPKPHIDTVLLDSLTKGLPSDSAQMISDSLWKVADSLANSKLTPYQLYLFKETPKVQQIEEISLARLNTIRFVFRIPAKNITIHSLHYHPENVWYRSEWTKNRDTLFWYLRIPHPDTLDLLVMNGKDTLENKSLRVVPRRGLTGRKRKHHKKKVVYLSWKANHDGNIKPGEKLVLTFGQPVEKIIDDSILLVQNKDSVWHPAYSFLDDLHRKVYFPMKIKDESSYKLIIPDSSVIDWNGFYNKKIVIVLRAKPLKDYGEINVKVQPKQTGHYIFKLLDAKGNLIAVRYFASPTTLHFVRMNPGKYRFKIIFDTNGNKKWDPGNYLQKKLPEKVIYFGKTIQLRANWDMNETWKF, from the coding sequence ATGAAATTACAGAGTTTTTTCCGGAAAGTACTGTTGTTTTCGTTGGTGGTTTTGATGGTTGCAGCTTTGTTCCGTTGTGCCAACGTAATGGCCCCAACAGGAGGCCCAAAGGATGTTACTCCGCCTAAAATTGTGGAAGCGGTTCCTCCTAACCACAGTACGGGTTTTACAGGAAATAAATTCAGCCTGACTTTTGATGAATATGTACAGCTGAAAGAAATTGGCAAACAGTTGCTTGTTTCGCCTCCCATGCTAAAGCCGCCTGATTTTCGGATACGGAAAAAAACTTTGATTGTCCGTTTTAATGAGCCGCTTAAGCCCAATACGACTTATTCCGTATTTTTTGGTGATGCCATTCAGGATGTGGATGAAGGAAATCCTTTACACAATTTCACCTACGTTTTTTCAACGGGTAAAAAAATCGATTCGTTAAGCCTGCGGGGAAAAGTAGTTGATGCCCGTGATCTGAAACCGGTGGACGGCGTTTTTGTCATGTTGTACAAAAATGATAATGATACCGTTCCTTTTGATAGTTTGCCGTTACGGGTTAAGCCTTATTATTTGAGTAAAACCGATAAAAACGGAAAATTCTTTTTTAACGGACTGGCCGATACATCGTATTTGATTTTTGCCCTGAAAGATCAGAACTATAGTCTGACCTACGATCAGCCGGGAGAAGATATTGCTTTTCTTGATTCATTGGTTACCCCGCAATACCGTCCGAAACCACATATCGATACGGTTTTGCTGGATTCGCTGACTAAAGGACTGCCTTCTGATTCTGCTCAAATGATTTCCGATTCTTTATGGAAAGTTGCTGATTCATTGGCTAATAGTAAGCTGACGCCGTATCAGCTGTATCTTTTTAAAGAAACTCCGAAGGTGCAGCAGATAGAAGAAATTTCTTTGGCCCGGCTCAACACCATCCGGTTTGTTTTTCGGATTCCGGCAAAGAATATTACGATTCATTCCCTTCATTATCATCCGGAAAATGTTTGGTACCGGAGCGAATGGACCAAAAACCGCGATACGCTTTTTTGGTATTTACGTATTCCTCATCCGGATACGCTGGACCTTTTGGTGATGAACGGGAAAGATACACTTGAGAATAAAAGTTTGCGGGTTGTTCCGCGCCGGGGGCTTACAGGAAGAAAACGAAAACATCACAAGAAAAAAGTGGTGTATTTGTCATGGAAGGCCAATCATGATGGAAATATAAAACCCGGCGAAAAACTGGTACTTACTTTTGGTCAACCTGTTGAAAAGATTATTGACGATTCTATTTTGCTGGTTCAAAATAAAGATTCTGTCTGGCATCCGGCTTACTCTTTTCTCGACGATTTGCACCGGAAAGTATATTTTCCGATGAAAATAAAAGATGAGAGTTCCTATAAGCTGATTATTCCCGACTCATCGGTAATCGACTGGAATGGTTTTTATAATAAAAAGATTGTCATTGTTTTAAGGGCAAAACCCTTGAAAGATTACGGAGAGATAAATGTAAAGGTTCAGCCCAAACAAACCGGACATTATATTTTTAAGCTGCTGGACGCCAAAGGAAATCTGATTGCTGTAAGGTATTTTGCGTCTCCTACAACCTTGCATTTTGTCCGGATGAATCCCGGAAAATACCGGTTCAAGATTATTTTTGACACCAATGGAAATAAAAAATGGGATCCGGGCAATTATCTTCAGAAAAAACTTCCCGAAAAAGTAATTTACTTTGGTAAGACCATCCAGTTACGTGCTAACTGGGATATGAATGAAACGTGGAAATTCTGA
- a CDS encoding ArsR/SmtB family transcription factor, producing the protein MANFEINIEKLEMAAGKLRAISHPLRIAILELLAQGKPLSVTEIYKTLKIEQATASHHLNILKNKNVLVSKRDGKKIFYSLRSNTLMEIIECINRCNEE; encoded by the coding sequence ATGGCAAACTTTGAAATTAACATCGAGAAACTGGAAATGGCAGCCGGGAAATTAAGAGCCATTTCTCACCCATTACGCATTGCTATTCTGGAATTACTGGCTCAAGGCAAGCCTTTGAGTGTTACTGAGATTTATAAAACGTTAAAAATAGAACAAGCAACGGCTTCACACCATCTCAATATTTTGAAAAATAAAAATGTTCTGGTTTCAAAACGCGACGGAAAAAAGATTTTTTATTCACTCCGGAGCAACACGTTAATGGAAATTATCGAATGCATCAACCGGTGTAACGAAGAATAA
- the mdh gene encoding malate dehydrogenase yields the protein MKKVTVVGAGAVGATCADVLAQKNFLDEVVIVDIKEGLAEGKALDIWESSAINHFDTRVIGSTNDYSKTEGSDVVVITSGIPRKPGMSRDDLISTNAKIVKSVTDNVMAASPDAIIIVVSNPLDVMTYAAHMASGKDASKVFGQAGVLDTARYRAFIATELNVSPMDIQALLLGGHGDTMVPLPRYTTVSGIPVTELIPKERLDAIVERTKKGGGEIVNLLGTSAWYAPGASAAQMVESVILNQNHIFPCCVRLDGQWGEKDVYLGSPVKLGRNGIEEIIEIELNDEELALLHASSQHVKDVMKVYDDMKLF from the coding sequence ATGAAAAAAGTAACTGTAGTAGGTGCAGGCGCCGTGGGTGCTACCTGTGCTGATGTTTTAGCCCAAAAGAATTTTCTCGATGAAGTGGTGATCGTTGATATTAAAGAAGGACTGGCCGAAGGCAAAGCCCTTGATATATGGGAAAGTTCTGCTATTAATCATTTTGATACACGTGTAATTGGTTCTACCAATGATTATTCTAAAACTGAAGGATCGGATGTTGTGGTGATTACATCGGGTATTCCGCGTAAACCCGGAATGTCACGTGATGATTTGATTTCCACTAATGCCAAAATTGTAAAATCGGTTACCGATAATGTAATGGCCGCTTCGCCGGATGCTATTATTATTGTGGTTTCCAATCCTTTGGACGTAATGACTTATGCTGCTCATATGGCTTCCGGAAAAGATGCCAGCAAAGTATTTGGTCAGGCTGGCGTATTGGATACTGCCCGCTATCGTGCTTTCATTGCCACTGAACTGAATGTTTCTCCAATGGATATTCAGGCTTTGCTGCTGGGTGGTCATGGTGATACCATGGTTCCATTGCCGCGTTACACCACGGTTTCCGGTATTCCGGTTACTGAGCTGATTCCTAAAGAACGTTTGGATGCCATTGTTGAACGGACCAAAAAAGGTGGTGGCGAAATTGTAAACCTGTTGGGTACTTCTGCCTGGTATGCTCCGGGTGCTTCTGCTGCACAGATGGTAGAGTCAGTTATCCTGAACCAGAACCATATCTTCCCCTGCTGTGTGCGTCTTGACGGACAATGGGGCGAAAAAGATGTCTATCTGGGTTCACCGGTGAAACTGGGACGTAATGGAATTGAAGAAATCATTGAAATTGAACTGAATGACGAAGAATTGGCTCTGTTGCACGCTTCTTCGCAACACGTGAAAGACGTGATGAAGGTTTATGATGATATGAAACTGTTCTAA
- a CDS encoding FKBP-type peptidyl-prolyl cis-trans isomerase: MKKMVLPALGMFMALVLFSMTGCSKSDDQAEKDHELILDYVASHQLNGEFTESGLYYVIEDSGSSVHPDMSSTCTVDYTGYFMDDRIFDQGTDVSFTLPEVIDGWQEGLPLIGEGGKITLLIPSAAAYGESGAGIIPPNTVLGFDVTLHTVSNE; this comes from the coding sequence ATGAAAAAAATGGTTTTACCCGCTTTGGGTATGTTTATGGCTTTGGTTTTATTTTCCATGACCGGCTGTTCCAAGAGTGATGATCAGGCAGAAAAAGATCACGAACTGATTCTGGATTACGTAGCTTCTCATCAATTGAATGGTGAGTTTACAGAGTCCGGACTTTATTATGTAATTGAAGACAGTGGTTCGTCAGTCCATCCGGATATGAGTTCAACCTGTACTGTCGATTATACGGGTTATTTTATGGATGACCGGATTTTTGATCAGGGAACAGATGTTTCGTTTACCTTACCGGAAGTGATTGACGGATGGCAAGAAGGATTGCCGCTTATTGGCGAAGGTGGAAAAATAACCTTGCTGATTCCCTCGGCTGCTGCGTATGGAGAAAGCGGCGCGGGCATAATACCTCCGAATACTGTGCTGGGATTCGATGTGACTTTGCATACCGTTTCAAACGAATAA
- a CDS encoding FISUMP domain-containing protein: protein MKNFLLILLILFSFNALYSQDVIYTINGKIDNQNTSLDSILVENLTNNTRLLFKNLPDLPDYNINLTKQAFWGATGIHNLKESSAFSTYINTPGLLSLACNINDFSSLNIFVYNMQGQRVYAASNVRLNRNSLINFHFGSPGLYLVEIKSDLGIQTFKGAGLKKEGTSAVTMSIQNATPLSNGFKDTKQTSTSDFSFKLGDSLRFSVYKNQYYASPITIKVSGSGTISFVLKHDTLLTGTFTDSRDGQTYKTVKIGNQEWMAENLKYMPSVSPPSQGSKDSAYYYVYGYRGDSVSEAKDTTNYKTYGVLYNWTAAKNACPSGWHLPSDDEWKILEMYLGMSQSAADSSDVHGTDEGKKLKSTSGWQNDGNGTDAVGFSALPGGYCDGGGDFGDLGNGGYWWSATVCLPRHAWYRYLSSGFSGVGHNANGKATGYSVRCVRDSDHAPVANFTASTTSGKVPLTVTFTDHSSNTPVFWHWDFGDGYTSTLQNPTHTYVYAGTYRVTLTVTNSYGSGAIKTDSIVVGDIPIARFTASPTGGTAPLTVTFTNHSLHTPTSWHWDFGDGDSSTLRNPTHTYTQVGVYTVTLTATNKYGTDTKTEKCIVYSTGTFTDSRDGQTYKTVKIGNQEWMAENLKYLPSVNPPSDSSSVNPYYYVYGYQGDSVSEAKDSTNYKTYGVLYNWTAAKNACPSGWHLPSDDEWKTLEMNLGMSQRDADDDGIFRGTDEGKKLKSTSGWDYGNGTNAVGFSALPGGCRSNRVYFYDLGNGGYWWSVTASDSLNAWCRCLDSGFSEISRYSDHKASGFSVRCVRDQ, encoded by the coding sequence ATGAAAAATTTTTTACTAATCCTATTAATTCTTTTTTCATTTAATGCACTGTATTCGCAAGATGTCATTTATACCATTAATGGAAAAATAGATAATCAGAACACTTCCCTTGATTCCATTCTTGTGGAAAATTTAACCAACAATACCCGACTTTTATTCAAAAACCTTCCGGATTTACCCGATTACAATATCAATTTAACAAAACAGGCCTTTTGGGGTGCCACGGGAATACACAACTTAAAAGAATCATCAGCCTTTTCCACGTATATTAATACCCCCGGATTATTGAGCCTTGCCTGTAATATAAACGATTTTTCATCATTAAACATCTTTGTTTATAATATGCAGGGACAAAGGGTATATGCTGCCAGCAATGTAAGGTTAAACAGAAATAGCCTGATCAACTTTCATTTTGGGTCCCCCGGATTATACCTGGTTGAAATAAAATCGGATTTAGGTATTCAGACTTTTAAAGGCGCAGGGTTAAAAAAAGAGGGGACTTCTGCTGTAACCATGAGTATTCAAAATGCGACCCCGCTGTCCAATGGATTTAAAGACACAAAACAAACATCCACAAGCGATTTTAGTTTTAAGTTGGGAGACAGTCTTCGGTTTTCCGTTTATAAAAATCAATATTATGCATCTCCAATTACAATTAAAGTTTCCGGTTCGGGAACAATAAGTTTTGTTTTAAAACACGATACCTTATTGACCGGTACTTTCACCGATTCCCGTGATGGTCAAACCTACAAAACGGTAAAAATAGGGAACCAGGAATGGATGGCCGAAAACCTGAAATATATGCCAAGTGTAAGCCCGCCTTCGCAGGGTTCTAAAGATTCTGCCTATTATTATGTTTATGGTTATCGGGGGGACAGTGTATCGGAAGCGAAGGATACAACAAATTATAAAACTTATGGTGTATTGTACAACTGGACTGCTGCCAAAAATGCCTGTCCCAGCGGCTGGCACTTGCCCAGCGATGATGAATGGAAAATCCTGGAGATGTATCTTGGCATGAGCCAAAGTGCTGCCGATAGTAGTGATGTCCATGGCACAGATGAAGGCAAAAAGCTAAAAAGCACAAGTGGCTGGCAAAACGATGGCAACGGTACCGATGCTGTTGGCTTTTCGGCGCTTCCGGGGGGGTACTGCGACGGCGGTGGAGATTTTGGCGATTTGGGTAACGGCGGTTACTGGTGGTCGGCTACGGTATGTCTCCCAAGACACGCATGGTACCGTTACCTAAGCTCCGGTTTCAGCGGAGTAGGCCACAACGCCAATGGTAAGGCGACCGGATATAGTGTCCGGTGTGTCAGGGACAGTGACCATGCCCCCGTTGCTAACTTTACAGCAAGTACCACAAGTGGTAAAGTCCCCTTAACGGTTACTTTCACCGACCACTCTTCAAACACCCCTGTATTCTGGCATTGGGATTTTGGCGATGGATATACCAGTACCCTGCAGAACCCGACTCACACATATGTCTATGCTGGGACTTATCGGGTAACCTTAACCGTTACCAACAGCTATGGTTCAGGTGCTATAAAAACCGATTCAATCGTTGTTGGAGATATTCCCATTGCTAGATTTACAGCAAGCCCTACAGGTGGTACAGCCCCCTTAACGGTTACTTTCACGAACCACTCTCTCCATACCCCTACGAGCTGGCATTGGGATTTTGGCGATGGAGATAGCAGTACCCTGCGGAACCCGACCCACACATACACTCAGGTTGGAGTCTACACGGTAACCCTTACCGCAACAAATAAATATGGTACAGATACGAAAACTGAAAAATGCATAGTCTATTCTACCGGTACATTTACCGATTCCCGTGATGGCCAAACCTACAAAACGGTAAAAATAGGGAACCAGGAATGGATGGCCGAAAACCTGAAATATTTGCCAAGTGTAAACCCGCCTTCTGATAGTTCTTCTGTCAATCCTTATTATTATGTTTATGGTTATCAGGGGGACAGTGTATCGGAAGCGAAGGACTCAACGAATTATAAAACCTATGGTGTATTGTACAACTGGACTGCTGCCAAAAATGCCTGCCCCAGCGGCTGGCACTTGCCCAGCGATGATGAATGGAAAACCCTGGAGATGAATCTTGGCATGAGCCAAAGAGATGCTGATGATGATGGTATTTTCCGTGGCACCGATGAAGGCAAAAAGCTCAAAAGCACAAGTGGCTGGGACTATGGCAACGGTACCAATGCTGTTGGCTTTTCGGCGCTTCCGGGGGGGTGCCGCAGCAATAGGGTATATTTCTACGATTTGGGTAATGGCGGTTACTGGTGGTCGGTTACGGCGAGTGACTCACTAAATGCATGGTGCCGTTGCCTGGACTCCGGTTTCAGCGAAATAAGCCGCTATAGCGACCATAAGGCGTCCGGTTTTAGTGTCCGGTGTGTACGGGATCAATAG
- a CDS encoding SIR2 family NAD-dependent protein deacylase — translation MKCLVVLTGAGMSAESGIRTFRDSNGLWNNYRIEEVASPEAWEKHPEVVLEFYNQRRKQLFEVEPNAGHRALVRLEEKFDVQIITQNVDDLHERAGSSHVLHLHGELKKARSTVDPDLVYELDHWELKMGDTCEKGSQLRPHIVWFGEPVPLFDQAVQIAKTADIFLVIGTSLVVYPAAGLIRYVERDVPKFYVDPQAFPVHGVPKLEVIREKAGKVLPKLVEKMLNRFA, via the coding sequence ATGAAATGCTTGGTGGTTTTAACCGGTGCCGGGATGAGTGCCGAAAGCGGGATCCGTACTTTTCGGGATAGTAACGGCTTGTGGAATAATTACCGGATTGAGGAAGTGGCTTCGCCGGAAGCCTGGGAAAAACATCCGGAAGTGGTACTGGAATTTTATAACCAGCGCCGGAAACAATTGTTTGAAGTGGAACCCAATGCCGGACATCGTGCCTTGGTGCGGTTAGAAGAAAAATTTGATGTACAGATTATTACCCAGAATGTGGATGATCTGCATGAGCGGGCCGGTTCGTCACATGTTCTTCATCTGCATGGCGAATTGAAAAAAGCCCGTAGCACAGTAGATCCGGATTTGGTCTATGAACTCGACCATTGGGAGCTGAAAATGGGAGATACCTGCGAAAAAGGTTCCCAGCTCAGACCGCATATTGTTTGGTTTGGCGAGCCGGTTCCCCTGTTTGATCAAGCGGTACAAATAGCAAAAACTGCGGATATTTTTTTGGTGATTGGAACTTCGCTGGTGGTTTATCCGGCTGCCGGATTGATTCGATATGTCGAAAGGGATGTGCCCAAATTTTATGTGGATCCGCAGGCTTTTCCGGTACACGGGGTGCCAAAACTTGAAGTGATCCGTGAAAAAGCAGGAAAAGTATTGCCTAAATTAGTTGAAAAAATGTTAAATCGGTTTGCCTGA
- a CDS encoding FISUMP domain-containing protein, whose amino-acid sequence MKNFLLILLILFSFNALYSQDVIYTINGKIDNQNTSLDSILVENLTNNTRLLFKNLPDLPDYNINLTKQAFWGATGIHNLKESSAFSTYINTPGLLSLACNINDFSSLNIFVYNMQGQRVYAASNVRLNRNSLINFHFGSPGLYLVEIKSDLGIQTFKGAGLRKEGASVVTMDIRNAAPLPYGFKDTKQTSTSDFSFKLGDSLRFSVYKNQYYASPITIKVSGSGTISFVLKHDTLLTGTFTDSRDGQTYKTVKIGNQEWMAENLKYLPSVSSPSQGSEDSAYYYVYDYQGTNVSEAKATTNYKTYGVLYNWTAAKNACPSGWHLSSDDEWKILEMYLGMSQKDADDWNFRGTDEGIKLRSTSGWKYDGNGTDVAGFSALPGGKRYGSGSFGALGQGGGWWSATTNGSGYVWYRYLASGFSGVFRNFSNKAPGYSVRCVRDSDHAPVANFTASTTRGKAPLTVTFTDHSSNTPVFWHWDFGDGHTGILQNPSHTYTQAGTYRVTLTATNSYGSGTIKTDSIVVGYAPVASFTVSQTSGDAPLTVTFTDQSTHTPTSWHWDFGDGDTSTLQNPTHTYTQVGVYHVALTATNSYGSNTYLEADSIIVGDVPVANFTASPTSGDAPLTVTFTDQSIHTPTSWYWDFGDGDTSTLQNPTHTYTQVGNYTVTLTATNKYATNTKAEKCITVYSIGTFTDSRDGQTYKTVKIGNQEWMAENLKYLPSVSPSSQVSEDSAYYYVYGYQGTNVSEAKDTTNYKTYGVLYNWTAAQNACPSGWHLPSDDEWKILEMYLGMSQKDADNWNFRGTDEGKKLKSTSGWQNDGNGTDAVGFSALPGGDCFGGGYFGDLGNGGYWWSATVGGSGYVWYRYLDAGKSGIDRDLHGKTAGYSVRCVRDSDHAPVANFTASTTTGKAPLTVTFTDHSSNTPVFWHWDFGDGGKSTLQNPTHTYTQAGTYRVTLTAINSYGSGTIKTDSIVVVDAPVANFTASPAGSTAPVTVTFTDHSSNTPTSWHWDFGDGDTSTLQNPTHTYTQVGAYMVILTATNKYGTNTKTEKYTVYSTGTFTDSRDGQTYKTVKIGNQEWMAENLKYLPSVSPSSQGSEDSAYYYVYGYQGDSVLEAKDSTNYKTYGVLYNWTAAQNACPSGWHLPSDDEWKTLEMYLGMSQSDVSNWNFRGTDEGKKLKSTSGWEYDGNGTNAVGFSALPGGNRNEGGYFGDLGNGGYWWSATASDSLRAWRRYLDGAYGGVARYFYDKANGYSVRCVRDQ is encoded by the coding sequence ATGAAAAATTTTTTACTAATCCTATTAATTCTTTTTTCATTTAATGCACTGTATTCGCAAGATGTCATTTATACCATTAATGGAAAAATAGATAATCAGAACACTTCCCTTGATTCCATTCTTGTGGAAAATTTAACCAACAATACCCGACTTTTATTCAAAAACCTTCCGGATTTACCCGATTACAATATCAATTTAACAAAACAGGCCTTTTGGGGTGCCACGGGAATACACAACTTAAAAGAATCATCAGCCTTTTCCACGTATATTAATACCCCCGGATTATTGAGCCTTGCCTGTAATATAAACGATTTTTCATCATTAAACATCTTTGTTTATAATATGCAGGGACAAAGGGTATATGCTGCCAGCAATGTAAGGTTAAACAGAAATAGCCTGATCAACTTTCATTTTGGGTCCCCCGGATTATACCTGGTTGAAATAAAATCGGATTTAGGTATTCAGACTTTTAAAGGCGCAGGGTTAAGAAAAGAGGGGGCTTCTGTTGTAACCATGGATATTCGAAATGCGGCCCCGCTGCCCTATGGATTTAAAGACACAAAACAAACATCCACAAGCGATTTTAGTTTTAAGTTGGGAGACAGTCTTCGGTTTTCCGTATATAAAAATCAATATTATGCATCTCCAATTACAATTAAAGTTTCCGGTTCGGGAACAATAAGTTTTGTTTTAAAACACGATACCTTATTGACCGGTACTTTCACCGATTCCCGTGATGGTCAAACCTACAAAACGGTAAAAATAGGGAACCAGGAATGGATGGCCGAGAACCTGAAATATTTACCAAGTGTAAGCTCACCTTCGCAGGGTTCTGAAGATTCTGCCTATTATTATGTTTATGATTATCAGGGGACCAATGTATCGGAAGCGAAGGCCACAACGAATTATAAAACCTATGGAGTATTGTATAACTGGACTGCTGCCAAAAATGCCTGCCCCAGCGGCTGGCACTTGTCCAGCGATGATGAATGGAAAATCCTGGAAATGTATCTTGGCATGAGCCAAAAAGATGCTGATGATTGGAATTTCCGTGGCACCGATGAAGGTATAAAGCTGAGAAGCACAAGTGGTTGGAAGTACGATGGCAACGGTACCGATGTTGCTGGCTTTTCGGCGCTTCCGGGGGGGAAGCGCTACGGCAGTGGAAGTTTTGGCGCTTTGGGTCAAGGCGGTGGCTGGTGGTCGGCTACGACAAATGGCTCGGGATACGTATGGTACCGTTACCTGGCCTCCGGTTTTAGCGGAGTATTCCGCAACTTCAGCAATAAGGCGCCCGGTTATAGTGTCCGGTGTGTCAGGGACAGTGACCATGCCCCCGTTGCTAACTTTACAGCAAGTACCACAAGAGGTAAAGCCCCCTTAACGGTTACTTTCACCGACCACTCTTCAAACACCCCTGTGTTCTGGCATTGGGATTTTGGCGATGGACATACAGGTATACTGCAGAACCCGAGTCACACATACACCCAGGCCGGGACTTATCGGGTAACCTTAACCGCTACCAATAGCTATGGTTCAGGTACTATAAAAACCGATTCAATTGTTGTTGGTTATGCACCCGTTGCCAGCTTTACAGTGAGCCAAACAAGTGGTGACGCCCCCTTAACAGTTACTTTCACGGACCAATCTACCCATACCCCTACGAGCTGGCATTGGGATTTTGGCGATGGAGATACCAGTACCCTGCAGAACCCGACCCACACATACACTCAGGTCGGGGTTTATCATGTGGCGTTAACCGCTACCAACAGCTATGGTTCTAATACTTACTTAGAAGCCGATTCAATTATTGTTGGTGATGTTCCTGTTGCTAACTTTACAGCAAGTCCAACAAGTGGTGACGCTCCCTTAACGGTTACTTTCACGGACCAATCTATCCATACCCCCACGAGTTGGTATTGGGATTTTGGCGATGGAGATACCAGTACCCTGCAGAACCCGACCCACACATACACTCAGGTTGGAAACTATACGGTAACCCTTACTGCGACAAATAAATATGCTACAAATACGAAAGCTGAAAAATGCATAACCGTCTATTCGATTGGTACTTTCACCGATTCCCGTGATGGTCAAACCTACAAAACGGTAAAAATAGGGAACCAGGAATGGATGGCCGAAAACCTGAAATACTTACCGAGTGTAAGTCCGTCTTCGCAGGTTTCTGAAGATTCTGCCTATTATTATGTTTATGGTTATCAGGGAACCAATGTATCGGAAGCAAAGGACACAACAAATTATAAAACCTATGGTGTATTGTATAACTGGACTGCTGCCCAAAATGCCTGTCCCAGCGGCTGGCACTTGCCCAGCGATGATGAATGGAAAATCCTGGAAATGTATCTTGGCATGAGCCAAAAAGATGCTGATAATTGGAATTTCCGTGGCACCGATGAAGGCAAAAAGCTCAAAAGTACCAGTGGCTGGCAAAACGATGGCAACGGTACCGATGCTGTTGGCTTTTCGGCGCTTCCGGGGGGGGACTGCTTCGGCGGTGGATATTTTGGCGATTTGGGTAACGGCGGTTACTGGTGGTCGGCTACGGTAGGTGGTTCGGGATACGTATGGTACCGTTACCTGGACGCCGGTAAAAGCGGGATAGATCGCGACTTACACGGGAAGACGGCCGGTTATAGTGTCCGGTGTGTCAGGGACAGTGACCATGCCCCTGTTGCTAACTTTACAGCAAGTACCACAACTGGAAAAGCCCCCTTAACGGTTACTTTCACGGACCACTCTTCAAACACCCCTGTATTCTGGCATTGGGATTTTGGAGATGGAGGTAAAAGTACCCTGCAGAATCCGACTCACACATACACCCAGGCCGGGACTTATCGGGTAACGTTAACTGCTATCAACAGCTATGGTTCAGGTACTATAAAAACCGATTCAATCGTTGTTGTCGATGCTCCCGTTGCTAATTTTACAGCAAGCCCTGCAGGTAGTACGGCCCCCGTAACGGTTACTTTCACGGACCACTCTTCCAATACCCCCACGAGCTGGCATTGGGATTTTGGCGATGGGGATACCAGTACCCTGCAGAACCCGACCCACACATACACTCAGGTTGGCGCCTACATGGTAATCCTTACCGCAACAAATAAATATGGTACAAATACGAAAACTGAAAAATACACCGTCTATTCTACCGGTACATTCACCGACTCCCGTGATGGCCAAACCTACAAAACGGTAAAAATAGGGAACCAGGAATGGATGGCCGAAAACCTGAAATATTTACCAAGTGTAAGCCCGTCTTCGCAGGGTTCTGAAGATTCTGCCTATTATTATGTTTATGGTTATCAAGGAGATAGTGTATTGGAAGCAAAGGACTCAACGAATTATAAAACCTATGGAGTATTGTACAACTGGACTGCTGCCCAAAATGCCTGCCCCAGCGGCTGGCACTTGCCCAGCGATGATGAATGGAAAACCCTGGAGATGTATCTTGGCATGAGCCAAAGTGATGTCAGTAATTGGAATTTCCGTGGCACCGATGAAGGCAAAAAGCTCAAAAGCACAAGTGGCTGGGAGTACGATGGCAACGGTACCAATGCTGTTGGGTTTTCGGCGCTTCCGGGGGGGAACCGCAACGAAGGTGGATATTTTGGCGATTTGGGTAACGGCGGTTACTGGTGGTCGGCTACAGCAAGTGATTCACTACGCGCATGGCGCCGTTATCTGGACGGTGCTTACGGCGGAGTAGCCCGCTACTTCTACGATAAGGCGAACGGTTATAGTGTCCGGTGTGTACGGGATCAATAG